GTTGGTGAGTTATAAGTCAATTCGCCTTCAACTTAATTTGAACTCTTTTAACTTATATAGATTAAGTAAATTGACtcattttaatacattaaaaaaatactgaaatttttgtaatttaaccTAATTCAAACTCATGATaactcaaattaaataataagttataacttattttgacatttttatttctttgaatttatcaatgaatttaTTTCTATCCcattaaattttatcattaattttgaaaatgtttgtaGTGAATGAAAGTTTATTTACTCAAGTTTTATGAACTTTTCATACACCTTCGTATTCCTTAATTCCTCAAATTCTAAGTTGATTTATTTCATTCTAATATTTAGAACAattgtttctaaaaaaaaattaacctataTAATTTGATGGCTAGATTAAGGtttcttaaaaaagttatattatcaATCAATTTGGATTATAAAAAACGTACAGGTAAATAACCGAAGTTCTTTTATCTCTAAACACGATATATAGTATAAAGAATAATACAACATTCATTATTTAAAGTCAGTAGTCGTAAAATGAGATATAGTTTAGTATTAATATGATAAATgtttagcaaaaaaaaataattaatagattaCGTGCAAAAACGTTGAGTAATAGACATTTTCATACACTATTACTTTACTATTTTAAACATTGTCTTGGTGTCTATATCACATTCACGTGTATATGACTAAAATTAATAGACTCTTCATCTCAAATAGTAATTTTTGCCTATAGgtaaattcatatttttgtttttaatgtactttttctttttttgaactGATAAATATCTTTTGGGAAAAAATTGTAGATGGATATGTCTGATAAGACATCAGATAAATAAGgtaataatataacaaatgaATTGTCTATACTTTATTTATActcttttaattaaatcttgTTGGAGATTTATAAGATATTGATATTAcctttaatctttaattaattttattatcttatatatgaaaagatattaatttatcatataattaaagttagattttattagtgttaaattgtttaggtttaatacctattttggttcctCTTTTTGGGggtttatttaaagtaattctCCCTTTTTGTTtactaaagtcctactttttgtaaaaactgtgcaagttggtcctttttgctaacgacattaattctgctaacggcagagctgcctagctggcaaatatttgattatgtgtaACGTTTTGATTGTACTGACATGACActgttatgtgttaaaaaaaattattaattatgacgtggaatataataaaattagggttaaattaaaaattgaaattggagtAATTAGGTAAACTGATTGTTGGTCAGATGCAAATTTTACCTAAATTTGCGATTGCGATTGGGATTTTCTGGGCTTGCAATTAGGGTTCATCAAGCACCTTCAACAATCCACAAATTTAGGATTCAACAACTACCTTCAACAATGAACAGGTTAGAAAATTGTTTCTCCGAGAAAAGGAGCTTCACAATGAGTTTAGACGGTAGGGATTAGCCCACCGAACGAATCCAAGAGCGCCAGGTGTGGGCTGCAACGATTTCGAAGGAGGTGCACTTGAGGGAGGGGACGCACTATTTCTTGAGGCGAAGGACGTGGGAGGGGGTGAGGGTGAAGGATGTGGCTACCAAGGGTTGTGACTATATGAACTTTAGAAGGTCCACTTGAGGGGTTGGGTTTGGTGCGGTGTAGCCCGCATGATGGAACTTTACCTGCGCAGGGTGTCTAGGTTTCAGCACAGGATCATTCCCCTCGCAACCTAGCCTCGTTACCTGCAAATTACATtcaagttcaatttttttttatatttatatttttccgATTTTGCACATAAACTGCAGTTTCCTTTTGTGTGGTTGTGctgtgatttttttatattggaaataatgatttattaataGAGTCCATTTGATAGAGAAACATAGTAGTTTCTGTGATGGATTAATGCAAGAAACGAAGAATTTCCTTGCTTGCGTCTTGGGAAGGAAATTCATAAGAACCGAGTATACCTTTGTTggagttttaaataaatactgtTGAACACCTGGGAAAGGAGGTTCATGGGAACACGATGCGTGTTGGGTATGATCCGTGTTCATTTGCAGTGAGTGCCCTTGTTCATATGTACTCGAAGTGTGGGAACACTAGAGTTGCAAGAAGGGAGTTAGAAAGGATATGAACAATAGGGGGACAGTGAAAAACCCAGGTAAGAGCTGGATTGAAACTACCcccaaatttaacttttattttaaccctaactttattaaattccacgttacaattaattattttttttaaaacacaaaatagtGTCAGCACAATCAAAACATTAcacatcatcaaatatttgccaactggacagctctgccgttagcagaattaGCACTATTAGCAAAAATGACTAACTTACACAATTTTTACAAAATGTaagactttagtgaactttttaaaaaaagaatgaccactttgaacaaacctttaaaaaaagaccaaaataggtattaaaccagaTCAATGTTTTCTCTGGTAAATTAATcttagagtaaaaaaaaaagaattgatggAAAGAATTGAAGAGAAGGGAGCAGAAGGCATGAGGTGTTAGAATAAGGTGCGACAGTGAGAGTGGCACTCGATTCCATGCATGGGACcactctttctcttcttctacCTTTCGGCGTCCGTTTCTGTTTCCTGCGGTTACCACCAAACATACATTCTTTTCGAACACCGTGTCTTTTTTTTCTGTCACgcactttcttttttcttactttttctattttttttgttttcacgcTTCTACCTTATTGTCAACCCTCCACTAACCTCCAAACTCAACTTTTCAATATTTCAAATATCTATCTGTATAAAGTAATACCACCCTGAAAATATTAACATCAACCATACTCGATAAGTATTGGTGTATCGATACCTTAAACTACTCAACTAAAACAATAGTTTGTATACTAAATCTGTTACAAAATGGAAGCATGTTCAAGGTATTGGTCGTTTACCCAACATCTCCAAGCACGAGTTAAAGTTATAGTTATTGGGGAATGAGATTTAGTAGACAGTAAATAGTGGTACGATTCAACTGCTCTCCTTTCTACTGTTACATTCTCTTCACTCTCTATGGACAGACATAGGGAACAAACAGGTTTTCCAATTCTGTCACCACATTCTCAGACACTTTAATTACCCACACTCCGTTTTTTCatacttataaataatataggtttaagttttatataatctaaattCACTTacttaaaaactaaacaattcatgtttaaaaaaacaactcatacatatATGAACTTTTGACTCTTCTAATAATTTTACTGTATTTCCAGATCATGATCtgaattaaaaatactatatatatatatataattgtaaaatctTATGATTTAATGAGTTAAATCTGGATTTCGATTGTAATGTCAATGAATATAAACtcaacatataatttataaaattaagattaaactCTTctcaaagcaaaataaaaaacatttattttattattcttgttgctatcatagttttatatatatgaaacaatTGACCTATCTTATCACTTTAAAAACTCACGAGATGAATAAAAATTGCACATGAGTAAGGATAATAGGAAATGCATAaagttcaaatattattatatgaattaattttttaaagttaaatatatatttactttaaaattaagtaaaaaattagtattttttttttcaaattttgatatattttaattttcaaactttaaacgtaaataaatatatatttttgatataAAAGGATTCAATTTTTTAACGTGTTGAATAACGACtactttaagtttttttttatataatttaatgcgtgtaaattctaatattaatttaaatagttatttaacgcttaaaataattaagattaaaagataaagaatactatatatttttatttttaaattgagaaaaccaaaatatataaaattagataaaaacaAACTCTAGTATAAAGCAAGTTTAgagattataaatttatttaacttaatttttgtttttataaatttctaacaagtataaaataattaaatgaattttttactaaataatTACTGTACGGATGTTAACAACATTCTTCACTAAAACATTCATttgaagatgattttttttttttctaatgtaatTCATTAAGAAAAAGTCAACAGATTTATATTATTCTGGCATCTAGCAAATAGTAGCATCATGATTAGAATATGTGGATGAGTTTCCATTTAAGTTTGCACTTGATGTAACTCATTTTAGATGTACTTTTGTAACATTATCTAGTCCTCCAACTGAGTCAAcgcataaaatatataatttgattgtttagattatttttacataacaaaaatatttaatatataaaaaatagaaataagaaaaatttaaattttaggttgAACTGGGTTTCGTAATAGGGGCATGTATTggatataaaatttgttttaaaaaaatgcatattaGAAATTTATCCAAACGATTCAAAAGACATGATGGAATCATATGTTCAGACTGTGTATATAAACCAATACATCAAAAGTTAAATACAATCATTCAAATCATATGTTCATATCtcttacaaatattttcttaacgATGTTGTACATATTATAATCTGgataattatatctattatatTTGCATGGAAAGTATATATTATCTATATGACTCAGAATCATCCCGTTATatcaacttaaaattttaaaaattaaatataaataaatactaacaaACCTAGAAACTcctccatttttttattaatatcaaacTCTTCCtccttatatttaattaaaagaaatatattaatttaactcaaatttttgagaaaaaattcACTGAAGACTAAATATTAGAATGTTCCAAATTTTTTGAGACATAACCGTATTGTAATCTCCTAAATATTAGAATGTTCCAaaattactgaaaaaaaaatgttcttttgcTTTAAAGTCTAATACctgtaaattaatatttttttcatagaaCAATATATTTGAAGACTTAAATAATAAGGTTTGGAgatgttaataaatttaaaaaaaaaaagaatcattttCTTTAGTATTATTTAATGTTGCAATAAATTTAGTTGTACATTGGTGAATATCATCTCCtgcaaaaatggaaaaatggaCCCATTGAATCAGGCAACAGTCTTTAATATCCATGGGCTTGACCACAAGGCTTCTAAAACTTTACTGGGCTGGGCTTCATACACCACTTCACTGTCCTCATATAAAAGGGTgttgcttcctccacctccccaagtgggtcctgcacctcctcactattttaatttatttcaaaaatattctacacctttccattattttcttttattccaaaaataccttacacctctccactatccttaacaatttttctctttctctccttacattaatggagcatttacctgactcaaatttaaatttgtgatatattttcttaaataagtttgattcaatcttattttcgcgGTTGaatatatcttttcttttcaaattacttaataaatggtaaaatttgttctaaatttctagaaaaatgtttatatatatgtgtgtgtttttttacatataatatctaaaatataaaaaaaaaagttatttgttaaagattttgaatttatttagttctttcgtctttataaagttagtatataataataatatatcattatttactattaatattattatgtttattattttgtatttgNATCTANcttttaattttataaaatggaaatggtggaagtactaatattaaagtttcctttgaattttatattttgtaatatatcacaaattcaaatctgaaccatatgaatgctccattaatataGAGAGGAAAAAGGAAAGATTGTTAAGAAGGATATTGAAGAAGTGTAggatattttttgaataaaagaaaatagtggagatgtgtagaatatttttgaaataaatgaaaataatgagaagGTGGAGAAACACTTAGGGAGgtagagggagcaacacccatataaaatatgtaattattgaTTGCTAAATGCTAACCTCGATACAAACACCTAcaatttttctcatatttttcatatttttctcataTCTTAAAATGAATTATGACAGATTTAGGTTTTCTAATTTTCGTTTATAATTTTTCCATTCAGATTCTACTATTTTTCTCGtatgatttttatttcatttcatgatACATATGAAATGGTATTAAAGTGTTATAAGAGTTTGATATTAATGTTacttattgttatatattatatatgagatagttttaaaataaacatattttaattttatcatggttttaataataaaacaaaaaatggtaaaaactgattaactttttctattaaaaaaagaagaaaagagaatttATGTGCTATTTGTCTAATATCATCAAATGGACCCAAAAGATAGTGAAGCCCAATATATAgcttaaaaacataatttgagCAGTTGAAACGGTTGGATTAATATTAAATACTgttcaaattacataaatttataagCTAACTATCAGCTAATGCCTAGATTTTCGTCATTTGCTATAAACAAAacgtaaaataaattatactctcccttttactttcctttttcatccattatttatattttatttaagtaaataaagtgttttaatattttcagtTTTGATTTTATCACTACATTCTCTATTTAAGATAATatcttttgaaatttcattttacaacCTATTCATTAAATAGTAATACCTATCTATTAGGTAAGGCTGTATACAAGTGACATTAAGTGGATTTAGGTAAAGTCgttataaaaataagatgaattgctcattagttttttgtttttttttttaaaaaaaaaattctgtaAATTTAAAGTTTGGTAAATGATATAATAAGATAAGTTATAGATTTTACATGTGTCCAAGTTTGGAGTTGTTGAAGTGATGATTGATTGTGAAAgttgtaaaagaaattgtttgtGAGAGGTTTAAAGTGTTAAAAAtggttgaagaaaatgaaaattgataaaGAAGGGAGAAAACACAAGTTAGCCAAAATATCTGAGCCTTTTGCTTCTCACTGAAGCTTGTCCAATTCATTATCTGTCACTGCCACCCTTTGTATTCTTCGTTACTGTCTTTGCTCTTCCAGACTTAGAATAAGAATCACAGAcacaattttagaaatattttctaCAATATTCCATGCATATTGATATATACTTCATGACTCATGTACCAAATAAACTCTAATCTTTATGAGAATCTTGAAGAAGATGGTTTGATCATTGTCAGATATTTGATGTTTCTGATCAGTATTGTCAGGAATGCTTAATTGTCAAGGAAGCAAAGAAAACCTTTAGACGACCACATATGAAGCAAAGTTCAGACCAAACAAGAAAATCCTCTTTCAACTACGTAGGTTTGAAACATATGAGAGGGAAAATAAGATCTGATAGTATGTTAATTGCTGGAAGATTACCCAAATTTTGAATAGCAAGAATAGAGATATTTAAAACGTTTTCTCCTAAAACCATGTGACTATGGATTTAACTTCAAACACTCTTCAACATGCTGCTTAAAACCACCGTCAAATTGTGCATACATTTTCTCATCAAACACCTTGTGCACCATTTCTAAAATGTCGGTTTTGTTGAATtgggtatatcatttaattattttacacgAGCTTCTGCTTAACCTAAAGGTAggaagttaagaaaaaaaaatcatatatgctCTTAATAAATTAGTAGCTCCATCCATCGAacattaaatagtaaaaaaaaatgtaataaatttcattagatgacttttctattaaatttttaaaatacgcTAAGGCCTAAGAatgattttcaattaaataatggAGAATGGAAATTGAGATTTTAAGTGTATTAGTGtaattattgagaaaaaaatgatctattaattatttaagcAGTGGTGTGATCAGGAAAAAGCAAGAACATCCTAACCCAACTCACGTGGCAGATAGGCACGTGGTCTCACGTTATGGTAGCCTCGTATAGgatatttaaaattgagaaaagatgGTATAAAAAAGGTTGTGACAAATAGATTCTTGCCACGTGTAATTGACCACCGTCTGTTTTGGCTTTTGACACGAGCGTAACACTCACATGCTCGCTGACAGAGTGACACACTACCCATCCTTCTCAATCACGTGCACCTTGTGCCCACGCCTcttaaataatcataatcatcCTCTCAAATTTAAATACCaaattcttataatatatataaattatataatcactttattttaccattttaacTCTTATAGTTAAaactttctttaaaataaataaatatcaaaattcataaatgtATACACCACCGAGAGTGCgtatcatttttctattttaatttacataatcACATTGTGTCCTTTGTTACCATTCCACAGAAGTTAgctatattttcattttcttaattacttaaataatctgaattaaattcaaataattctaTTCTATATTAACACAGTCGTAAAACATACATGTAATTAATTTatccaaattaaataaaatatttaagtaaaagagtgtcacattaattatatatcacaattttttttatcatatttattaattttagagtgagaatttaacttaaaaaatgaaatatgtaaatatttgaaattaaagagataaaatttacacgctcttctttattttataattaaatttaacccgCTTTCTCATAAGTCACGTTAGGTATGGTTGAGACTTAAAGGTTATTATAGTTTGCATGCTTCTCATACATACTACTTcttctaattaattatatttaattattataaaaattacatcCATCACTAATAATTTAGTGCATTactaataactaataatttattataataccTTGTATAATATCATATTACTAGTGTATATATACAATATTCATCCGAATGGtctgataattttattaagcAATAATTATATCATGAGAAACAATACTAGGATTTGATTTGATATTTTCCAATGACTATCTTTACTAAATCATGTTTCTAAATTTAGTAATATTGTTTACTATATGTTGTATAATATGTACTTTATTTTTTGGTAGTTGTTATTCTATAATTTAAAGTCATACGAAAGTGACATGAAAATACGTTTTAATTTCAGATGAGTTATAAGaaaccaaattataaatatgaaaaaaatgtaaggAATATGAATAAAAGACGAAGTAGGGTAGTGGATATAGAAATAGTatgatttttcttataattgaaGCAATAAAGTATTAAGAGGAGAACCTTATCCATTATTCATTAATTTCTACGAGATTAGAAATAGTGGCTGCATAGGGATTGTCGTCATGATAAATTCACAGTTATTAGCACTCTTTTACTTGTCGGTGGATGACACGTGGCACAGAACACCAGAATTTATTCACACTTACATCAACATCACATGCATGTCTTCCTTCTCCtcttcatttttacttttactttcaacggatattattatttaatattgcTGTACACTCTTGGAACCATATGgtttaatcaagtaaaactaaAAGCTTGAGataagaaatttaatatatatacatttgaaCTGCttataaaacattatttctttttcaataacaatactttaaattttctttcaagatttattttgtattttcttttatataaatttggtttggttttccatattttttttctcttttctttcaataatttcacatttcttttaacaaattcATGTGAAAGCTTTTTTTGTCTTATAATAAGAATCAATCATAAATTTCCTATATTAacaagaaaatgtaaaataatatttgtgacgcatattgaattaaacttaaattttatttcattatttagaaattttatttttatttttcatctatgattaatttaatatttgttagcaataattttaaccatttatagtttttaaagaATGGTTAGTGAtaggaaaaaatattataggattaatttaattaagattaaaactaACCAAAAGAGACTAAACAAAACAttgacctttttttctttgaagaatGTGCATAGATCAAGTATATGTACAAACACTAcatcaatttgaaaaaaaaataatgatataataaataaatttataacattgGTAAGCAATACTATAATTGTTgagtttactttttaaaagtataCTTATATAATTGTGGGgctgaatttttttatcagcaaatgTGGAGATGACAAGGACCCTTATATCTTATTCCTAGTTAATAACGgtattaaaatgtatattttaagaaaatgatcgaaaattacataaagaaaaaatttgatttaccttacaaaattaagataaccaaaagatattaaaaaaaacaattaaacttaAATGTATAAAGACAATTGAATCGAGGGAAAACATATGTTCTCTCTACACTTACATGTAGGTAGATTTgtgaataagaataaaaaaatgtattatttgttCTACCAgcaatgtttaattaaattattttatttaatttataattttggtaATATCACACAATATTAATCTCGGGACTTGCTGAAATCTTAACTGAAAAACTATGTCCCAATATCAAAATTGAAACTTGAAACATTAGGAAGAGAGATCTGCTTGTAAGGTaggaggaagagagaaaaaaatatatttaatatgtttagaTGTAATAGTTATGCAGTAATTTAGTTTTGAACGTGAAGCCTAGCTAGCAATTAAAGGTTAAAACAGAAACAAGATTCATTGACATGTATAGAAGGAGAGATTCTTACAAGAGAATATTTATGACATGTAGCaactttaattaacttattCTCGCAAATCAAGGAACGTGGCTACTTATCACTTGAAAATTGACTGCTAAGATAAATGATATGCTGGACCACATAATAATTTTCTTGTCTTGATTCTTCtgtataaaaaaacaattcattaatgttaaaaatatataataattacttaattgagaaaatatattaGCATCTGAAAAGAAACCCAGTtcccaagaaacaagaaaaattcaAGAGGACTTAGCTATAAACTTGCTCTATCACTCTCAAATGGGTTTGGTTTTAAACAAACTAAAGTGACAACTATATCCCTTTACCATATTTAATTAACTAGCTCTCCATCCTCAAAGCTAGCCTTCACTCTACACTTTAACTCTTCTACTTTTTATAATGCATAGTCTGTACtcaaaaaataaactaatcttCTGTTAGGAATCACGATTAAGATTTAAGTCAAATATCAgtgatatatataaaagattaaacaCATTTATCTTTCACTATCATCTCCATCtaaaatttttactatttttatattttataataatataatctttcactttttattattatatgttaacaGCACTTAATTTAGTTGATCTTAGTTATTAATATCACACTTAATTTAATGTTAACAGCATTAGTTtggtaaataataaaagatcttttatatatatatttcatattttgcCACATGTATATTCTTACAAATATTACATGACTTTTTCTTAAGTCTACCTGGGATGCTCGTGAGTAAAGTCTCATTCACtgtaaatatcttaattttgaatatgtatTGTAACCTTTTATGATCTTAAGCACTTTTTCTTAAACAAGTACATGCTACGTATCTCACTATTATTTTTAGCAGTTTCTAAGATATTAACACTGCTTCATCAACATGCTGATTtgactaaatttaaatttgtaatctatgtaacattttaaattttaaaacacaaatttgtATATTCTTtcaatattgttattattattattattattattttctgttaCGTAGGAGTAACGCAAGAAGAGATATAGAAGAACCCTACACTAAGAAAAGCAGAGAAAACATAGAAAATCAAAACTgagttcaaaagaaaaagaaaaggtaataGCAAATAACCAAAGTAACTTGAATCACAAATTCTTGCAGTTTCTTTTAACTCAATTAAAGcctcttattatttatattttacgctttattattttttggacaggagacttttttttttttttaattttttttacattggcaaaagggaaaaaataataaataagtaaaaaaaaaaaaagaaagaaaagagtagTCCCATATAGGTGTCCGTTTGTCCCCTTTAAACGCAAATAAACCCTCTTCTGCTTTTCTCTCTCACCACTGAAAACCACAACTTTGGCACACTTTGTGTCTGGAACTCCCTATACTTTCTCACTTCACCTTCTTCTTCATAATTTTCCTTGAACCGACGAGAACAACCAGAAGCCATGGAAGCACAAGAGTTCTTCCAGAACACCTTTTACCCTCAATTCCCCTCCGACAACATCACTCCCTCTAACACCAACGCCTCCACCACTGACCACTTCATCGTCGAAGACTTCTTCGACTTCTCAAACAGCGACGAGGCTCCCCTCATCGAcgccacctttgactctctccCCACTGACCACTCTTCCACCCTAACTAACCTCGACACCACCACCAACAACTCCAATTTCTCCGCCACCGATGCTCATTTCTCCGGTGACCTCTCCCTCCCGGTACACACCTCTCTCTAAACTCTATACATCTCTTATGCTAACAAATGCAATTGCTGCCTATCTCTAACTTCTATACTCTCCCCAAAtccaaaatttttaatttcaataaattttatttttttctttttttcaattctcaTGCCACGTCCAATCAATACAACAAATTCTTGTCCTTATTACATACACGCTTTTCGCTTTTGTTAATGTTgcaatttccttttctttcactgatattataatttttttaaataacaaattaattgtgtgtgtgtgtgtgcgcaGTATGATGATCTTGCTGAATTGGAGTGGCTGTCGAAATTCGCCGAGGAATCCTTTTCCAGTGAGGATTTACAGAAGCTGCAGCTGATATCCGGTGCCGGAGTGCAAAAGGACACCACATCGGAAACGCGAGACCCGAACCCGGCTCTGTTCAACCCGCAAGTATCGGTTCGGGGGAAGGCGAGGAGTAAGCGGACTCGTGGGCCACCATGCAATTGGTCGTCTCGACTGGTTGTCCTCTCTCCGAACACAATGTCTTCGGAGTCTTCTCATTCAGACAGCGGTAAGAAGGTCGCCCCGCGGAGGAGGGATGTGAGCGAAGGCAGCAGTGAGGGCAGGAAGTGTCTGCATTGCGCAACGGACAAAACGCCACAGTGGCGGACGGGTCCCATGGGTCCTAAAACACTTTGCAATGCATGCGGCGTGAGGTACAAGTCCGGCAGGCTGGTGCCGGAGTACAGGCCCGCCGCAAGCCCAACCTTCGTGCTGACAAAACACTCGAACTCGCACCGGAAAGTGTTGGAGCTGCGACGGCAGAAGGAAATGGTGAGGGTCCAGCAGCAGCAATTGCTCCATCTGCAACATCAGCAGAACATGATGTTCGATGTTCCATCCAACGGTGAGGATTATTTGATCAATCAACAATGGGCTCCGACTTCCCACACCTCATCTAATCTCCTGCTAGACTAGGAAAGTTGTTTTCCTTAATTTCCTACCTAATTTTTCTAgggatttattttatttctttttctgtaatttgaaaattttcactttatGCTATATGTAGACTGCTCTCATGTTTCTTCAAGTCATTTTGACAGACTTGAAAACTCCGAAAACTCCGAAAACTAAAAATTTTCCCA
This DNA window, taken from Vigna radiata var. radiata cultivar VC1973A chromosome 5, Vradiata_ver6, whole genome shotgun sequence, encodes the following:
- the LOC106761542 gene encoding LOW QUALITY PROTEIN: GATA transcription factor 12 (The sequence of the model RefSeq protein was modified relative to this genomic sequence to represent the inferred CDS: inserted 1 base in 1 codon) — protein: MEAQEFFQNTFYPQFPSDNITPSNTNASTTDHFIVEDFFDFSNSDEAPLIDATFDSLPTDHSSTLTNLDTTTNNSNFSATDAHFSGDLSLPYDDLAELEWLSKFAEESFSSEDLQKLQLISGAGVQKDTTSETRDPNPALFNPQVSVRGKARSKRTRGPPCNWSSRLVVLSPNTMSSESSHSDSGKKVAPRRRDVSEGSSEGRKCLHCATDKTPQWRTGPMGPKTLCNACGVRYKSGRLVPEYRPAASPTFVLTKHSNSHRKVLELRRQKEMVRVQQQQLLHLQHQQNMMFDVPSNGEDYLINQXMGSDFPHLI